In a single window of the Streptacidiphilus sp. P02-A3a genome:
- a CDS encoding alpha-ketoacid dehydrogenase subunit beta, translated as MAAEQFTMVKALNEALRRSLDENPKTLVMGEDVGRLGGVFRVTDGLHKDFGESRVIDTPLAESGIVGTAIGLALRGYRPVVEIQFDGFVYPAFDQIVTQLAKMHARALGQIKLPVTIRIPFAGGIGAVEHHSESHEAYFAHTAGLKVVAPSNPADAYWMLRQSIASDDPVVFLEPKRRYWDKAALDPSGTPDLGLHQARIARPGRDLTLIAYGPMVKLCLEAAAAAAEDGQQLEVVDLRSLSPVDFDTLAESVKRTGRAVVVHEAPVFLGMGAELAARITERCFYSLEAPVLRVGGYFAPYPPSRVEDAFLPDLDRVLDAVDRALAF; from the coding sequence ATGGCCGCCGAACAGTTCACCATGGTCAAGGCCCTCAACGAGGCGCTGCGGCGGTCCCTGGACGAGAACCCGAAGACCCTGGTGATGGGTGAGGACGTCGGCCGTCTCGGCGGCGTCTTCCGGGTCACCGACGGGCTGCACAAGGACTTCGGCGAGAGCCGGGTGATCGACACCCCGCTGGCCGAGTCCGGCATCGTCGGCACCGCGATCGGCCTGGCGCTGCGCGGCTACCGCCCGGTGGTGGAGATCCAGTTCGACGGCTTCGTCTACCCGGCCTTCGACCAGATCGTCACCCAGCTGGCGAAGATGCACGCCCGGGCGCTGGGGCAGATCAAGCTCCCGGTCACCATCCGGATCCCGTTCGCGGGCGGCATCGGCGCGGTCGAGCACCACAGCGAGTCGCACGAGGCGTACTTCGCGCACACCGCCGGACTCAAGGTGGTCGCGCCGTCGAACCCGGCGGACGCCTACTGGATGCTGCGGCAGTCGATCGCCTCGGACGACCCGGTGGTCTTCCTGGAGCCCAAGCGGCGCTACTGGGACAAGGCCGCGCTGGACCCGTCCGGCACCCCGGACCTGGGCCTGCACCAGGCCCGGATCGCCCGGCCCGGGCGCGACCTGACCCTGATCGCCTACGGCCCGATGGTCAAGCTCTGCCTGGAGGCGGCGGCCGCCGCGGCCGAGGACGGCCAGCAGCTGGAGGTCGTCGACCTGCGCTCGCTCTCCCCGGTCGACTTCGACACCCTGGCCGAGTCGGTCAAGCGCACCGGCCGCGCCGTGGTCGTGCACGAGGCCCCGGTGTTCCTGGGCATGGGCGCGGAGCTGGCGGCGCGGATCACCGAGCGCTGTTTCTACTCGCTGGAGGCTCCGGTGCTCCGGGTCGGCGGCTACTTCGCCCCGTACCCGCCGTCCCGGGTGGAGGACGCCTTCCTGCCCGACCTGGACCGGGTGCTCGACGCTGTCGACCGCGCCCTGGCCTTCTGA
- the dhaL gene encoding dihydroxyacetone kinase subunit DhaL, with amino-acid sequence MAEPTGLDAGAARAWLLAAAAAVEEAAEQLTELDAAIGDGDHGANLRRGFRAVAAALDGAELPSPGAVLAKAGMTLISSVGGASGPLYGSAFRAMGKSLNPPGADPADTPADAERLAAAFTAGLEAVRRLGAAQPGDKTMVDAWAPAAAAFGAAADQGPAVAAAAAAEAAAAGALATVPLQARKGRASYLGERSIGHQDPGATSTALLFRTLAEVLAKG; translated from the coding sequence ATGGCCGAGCCCACCGGGCTGGACGCCGGGGCCGCCCGCGCCTGGCTGCTGGCCGCCGCGGCGGCCGTCGAGGAGGCCGCGGAGCAGCTGACCGAGCTGGACGCCGCCATCGGCGACGGCGACCACGGGGCGAACCTGCGCCGCGGCTTCCGGGCCGTGGCGGCCGCCCTGGACGGCGCCGAACTGCCCAGCCCGGGCGCGGTGTTGGCGAAGGCCGGGATGACGCTGATCTCCAGCGTCGGCGGCGCCTCGGGACCGCTGTACGGCAGCGCCTTCCGGGCCATGGGCAAGTCGCTGAACCCGCCCGGGGCGGATCCGGCGGACACCCCCGCCGACGCCGAGCGGCTGGCGGCGGCGTTCACCGCCGGTCTGGAGGCGGTGCGGCGGCTGGGCGCGGCGCAGCCCGGCGACAAGACCATGGTGGACGCCTGGGCCCCGGCCGCGGCGGCCTTCGGGGCCGCCGCCGACCAGGGCCCGGCGGTGGCCGCCGCGGCCGCCGCGGAGGCTGCCGCGGCGGGCGCGCTGGCCACCGTGCCCCTGCAGGCCCGCAAGGGCCGGGCCTCCTACCTGGGCGAACGCAGCATCGGCCACCAGGATCCGGGCGCGACCTCGACCGCGTTGCTGTTCCGGACCCTGGCGGAGGTGCTGGCCAAGGGCTGA
- the dhaM gene encoding dihydroxyacetone kinase phosphoryl donor subunit DhaM has product MGEMSTVVGIVLVSHSRDLASGLRALVEQLAAGLVPIAVAGGTEDGGIGTSYELIAAAVAEADRGAGVVVLPDLGSSVLTTRLVLDDLGREDLVMVDAPFVEGAVAACVLASTGAELSAVAAAAREARQIAKF; this is encoded by the coding sequence ATGGGGGAAATGAGCACTGTCGTTGGCATCGTACTCGTCTCGCACAGCCGTGACCTGGCGTCCGGCCTGCGCGCCCTGGTGGAGCAGCTGGCCGCGGGGCTGGTCCCGATCGCCGTGGCGGGGGGCACCGAGGACGGCGGCATCGGCACCAGCTACGAGCTGATCGCGGCCGCGGTGGCGGAGGCCGACCGGGGAGCGGGCGTGGTGGTGCTGCCGGACCTGGGCAGTTCGGTGCTGACCACCCGGCTGGTCCTGGACGACCTGGGGCGGGAGGACCTGGTGATGGTCGATGCTCCGTTCGTGGAGGGCGCGGTCGCGGCCTGCGTCCTCGCCTCGACCGGCGCGGAGCTGTCGGCGGTCGCCGCGGCGGCCCGCGAGGCCCGGCAGATCGCCAAGTTCTGA
- a CDS encoding nitrate/nitrite transporter, producing MFVDPAPPLSPAAAIPSPTVEAPAGSVAVRTDPPGGRRAWLAWSIGVSVYALAVVHRTSLGVAGIAAAGRFGIGASALSTFAILQVLVYAGMQVPVGLLVDRFGPRRVLSCGLVLLTAGQLGFAFATAFTPALISRAVLGCGDAMTFVSVLRVGALWFPHRRNPFIAQLTGLVGTVGNLVSTTLLSQVLHSAGWTPTFATTALLGVLVLAMVVLFLRETPDSPARAPLFRTARADPATADAPGAPPRQPLLPQIKGAWREPGTRLGLWVHFTTAFPAAAFLLLWGMPFLMEGQGESRATAAGLLSLIIVASMGFALLFGRLVSRHPAVRNPLVFTVVLGTGGIWAVVLAWPGPHVPMWLLLVLVLVLGSNGPASLVGLDYARPVNPPERIGTASGIVNMGGFIAAVLALFGIGLVLDLLTPGGGDDYTPHAFRLAFCVLYLPMALGLTQILRLRAPAARREAELGLHRPPGGTEPVRG from the coding sequence ATGTTTGTCGACCCTGCTCCGCCGCTGTCCCCCGCCGCCGCCATCCCCTCACCCACCGTCGAGGCCCCCGCCGGATCCGTCGCCGTCCGGACGGATCCGCCCGGCGGACGCCGGGCCTGGCTCGCCTGGTCCATCGGCGTCAGCGTCTACGCCCTCGCCGTCGTCCACCGGACCAGCCTCGGCGTCGCCGGGATCGCCGCCGCCGGCCGGTTCGGCATCGGCGCGTCCGCGCTGTCCACCTTCGCGATCCTGCAGGTGCTGGTCTACGCCGGGATGCAGGTCCCGGTCGGCCTGCTGGTGGACCGGTTCGGGCCGCGCCGGGTGCTCAGCTGCGGGCTGGTGCTGCTCACCGCCGGGCAGCTCGGCTTCGCCTTCGCCACCGCCTTCACCCCGGCGCTGATCTCCCGCGCGGTGCTCGGCTGCGGCGACGCGATGACCTTCGTCAGCGTGCTGCGCGTGGGCGCGCTCTGGTTCCCGCACCGGCGCAACCCGTTCATCGCCCAGCTCACCGGACTGGTCGGCACGGTCGGCAACCTGGTCAGCACCACCCTGCTGTCGCAGGTGCTGCACAGCGCGGGCTGGACCCCGACCTTCGCCACCACCGCGCTGCTGGGCGTGCTGGTGCTGGCCATGGTGGTGCTGTTCCTGCGGGAGACCCCGGACAGCCCGGCCCGGGCCCCGCTGTTCCGCACCGCCCGGGCCGACCCGGCGACCGCGGATGCCCCGGGCGCGCCACCACGCCAACCGCTGCTGCCGCAGATCAAGGGCGCCTGGCGGGAGCCCGGCACCCGGCTCGGGCTGTGGGTGCACTTCACCACCGCCTTCCCCGCCGCCGCCTTCCTGCTGCTCTGGGGGATGCCGTTCCTGATGGAGGGCCAGGGCGAGTCCCGGGCCACCGCCGCCGGACTGCTCTCGCTGATCATCGTGGCCAGCATGGGCTTCGCCCTGCTCTTCGGACGGCTGGTCTCACGTCACCCGGCGGTGCGCAACCCGCTGGTGTTCACGGTGGTCCTGGGCACCGGCGGGATCTGGGCCGTGGTGCTGGCCTGGCCCGGTCCGCACGTGCCGATGTGGCTGCTGCTGGTGCTGGTGCTGGTCCTCGGCAGCAACGGCCCGGCCTCGCTGGTCGGCCTCGACTACGCCCGGCCGGTGAACCCGCCGGAGCGGATCGGCACCGCCTCCGGGATCGTCAACATGGGCGGCTTCATCGCCGCCGTACTCGCGCTGTTCGGCATCGGCCTGGTGCTGGACCTGCTGACCCCCGGCGGCGGGGACGACTACACCCCGCACGCCTTCCGGCTGGCCTTCTGCGTGCTGTACCTGCCGATGGCGCTGGGGCTGACCCAGATCCTGCGGCTGCGCGCCCCCGCCGCCCGCCGGGAGGCGGAGCTCGGGCTGCACCGCCCGCCCGGCGGAACCGAGCCGGTCAGGGGGTGA
- the dhaK gene encoding dihydroxyacetone kinase subunit DhaK: MKKLINSPDDVVSDALAGIAAAHPELRVDVKERVVARAAATRAGKVALVSGGGSGHEPLHAGFVGPGMLDAACPGEVFTSPVPGQMLAAALGVDGGAGVLLVVKNYTGDVLNFQMAAELAAEEGVSVETVLVDDDVAVQDSTWTAGRRGTGATLFVEKIAGAAAERGDGLAEVAAVGRRVNAASRSFAVALTSGTTPAAGRPGFDLPGDEIEVGVGIHGEPGRRREKLRPAKEIVADMLAAILADQPLESGEEVLVLVNGLGGTPLLELYIVYAEVAALLAAKGVRIARNLVGNYVTSLDMAGVSITVCRADAELLELWDAPVDTPALRWGV, from the coding sequence GTGAAGAAACTCATCAACTCTCCGGATGACGTGGTCTCCGACGCCCTCGCCGGGATCGCCGCCGCCCACCCCGAGCTACGGGTGGACGTCAAGGAGCGGGTGGTCGCCCGGGCCGCGGCGACCCGGGCCGGGAAGGTCGCCCTGGTCTCCGGCGGCGGCTCCGGCCACGAGCCGCTGCACGCCGGGTTCGTCGGCCCCGGGATGCTCGACGCCGCCTGTCCGGGCGAGGTGTTCACCTCGCCCGTCCCCGGTCAGATGCTGGCCGCCGCGCTCGGCGTCGACGGCGGCGCCGGGGTGCTGCTGGTGGTCAAGAACTACACCGGCGACGTGCTGAACTTCCAGATGGCGGCCGAGCTCGCGGCCGAGGAGGGCGTCTCGGTGGAGACGGTCCTGGTGGACGACGACGTCGCGGTCCAGGACTCCACCTGGACGGCCGGTCGGCGCGGCACCGGCGCCACCCTGTTCGTCGAGAAGATCGCGGGCGCCGCGGCCGAACGCGGGGACGGCCTGGCCGAGGTCGCCGCGGTCGGGCGGCGGGTCAACGCCGCCTCCCGCTCCTTCGCGGTCGCGCTGACCTCCGGCACCACCCCGGCCGCCGGGCGCCCCGGCTTCGACCTGCCCGGGGACGAGATCGAGGTCGGCGTCGGCATCCACGGCGAGCCCGGACGCCGCCGGGAGAAGCTCCGCCCGGCCAAGGAGATCGTCGCCGACATGCTGGCGGCGATCCTGGCCGACCAGCCGCTGGAGTCCGGCGAGGAGGTCCTGGTCCTGGTCAACGGCCTGGGCGGGACCCCGCTGCTGGAGCTCTACATCGTCTACGCCGAGGTGGCCGCGCTGCTCGCGGCGAAGGGCGTGCGGATCGCCCGGAACCTGGTCGGCAACTACGTGACCAGCCTGGACATGGCCGGGGTGTCGATCACCGTGTGCCGGGCCGACGCCGAGCTGCTGGAGCTGTGGGACGCCCCGGTGGACACCCCGGCGCTGCGCTGGGGGGTGTGA
- a CDS encoding serine protease, whose amino-acid sequence MRHRRRRTAVWSAVGGAALVGALLATLSPLASAQSSGPSADPARSERIPAVATGSIPAPRQARLGTVSAAALQRFWTPARLAAATPVDAATGAPADKASGSSRTAAVRAAAALPAGVGHSYDNARPSVGILVYADKNLNTHYCTASVVTSPGKSMILTAAHCRPGSWAAFVPDYQAGARTQPYGIWNIRTVYTDSRYAATGSGTDYDYAFAKVAPDSRGRLLQNVTGSNVLTLTPSYVNWAGVTGYPAVSSAPADKAITCWNWTSRLTGLTQMQFLCTGYYSGTSGSPWLIHLNSGTNSGDVIGVVGGYEYGGPNSWISYSPIFTRNTFTLYSYANSH is encoded by the coding sequence TTGAGGCACAGGCGCAGACGGACCGCTGTCTGGTCGGCGGTGGGCGGGGCGGCCCTGGTGGGGGCGCTGCTGGCGACGCTGTCGCCGCTGGCCTCGGCCCAGTCCTCGGGCCCGTCCGCAGACCCGGCGCGGTCCGAGCGGATACCCGCGGTGGCCACCGGTTCGATACCCGCGCCGCGTCAGGCGCGGCTGGGAACCGTGTCGGCCGCCGCGCTACAGCGGTTCTGGACCCCGGCCCGGCTCGCCGCGGCGACCCCGGTGGACGCGGCCACCGGCGCCCCGGCCGACAAGGCCTCCGGTTCCTCCCGCACCGCCGCCGTCCGGGCCGCCGCCGCACTCCCGGCCGGGGTCGGCCACTCCTACGACAACGCCCGGCCCTCGGTCGGCATCCTGGTGTACGCGGACAAGAACCTGAACACGCACTACTGCACGGCCTCGGTGGTGACCAGCCCCGGCAAGAGCATGATCCTCACCGCGGCGCACTGCCGCCCCGGCTCCTGGGCCGCCTTCGTGCCGGACTACCAGGCCGGGGCCAGGACCCAGCCGTACGGGATCTGGAACATCAGGACGGTCTACACCGACAGCCGCTACGCGGCGACCGGCAGCGGGACCGACTACGACTACGCCTTCGCCAAGGTCGCCCCGGACAGCCGGGGGAGGCTGCTGCAGAACGTAACCGGGAGCAACGTCCTCACGCTCACCCCGAGCTACGTCAACTGGGCCGGGGTCACCGGCTACCCGGCGGTCTCGTCCGCCCCCGCCGACAAGGCGATCACCTGCTGGAACTGGACCAGCAGGCTCACCGGCCTCACCCAGATGCAGTTCCTGTGCACCGGCTACTACTCCGGCACCTCCGGCAGCCCCTGGCTGATCCACCTGAACAGCGGGACCAACAGCGGCGACGTGATCGGCGTGGTCGGCGGCTACGAGTACGGCGGTCCGAACTCCTGGATCAGCTACAGCCCGATCTTCACCCGGAACACCTTCACCTTGTACAGCTACGCCAACTCCCACTGA
- a CDS encoding dihydrolipoamide acetyltransferase family protein, translated as MSTTKESLRQFKMPDVGEGLTEAEILTWYVKPGDAVTDGQVVCEVETAKAAVELPIPFDGVVRELFYGEGTTVDVGQVIISVAVAGEAAAEPAPAAPAAEPAEAEAEPARREVLVGYGPRTGTVQRRARKAAPTAAPVATPVATPVAAPAPVAAPPAPAAVPSPAPSPAPVAVAETDGTARPLAKPPVRKLAKDLGVDLRTVTPTGPNGTITRDDVYALVAAPAAEPAAEPAAAPAPAAAPVSAVPVGGADLRVPIRGVRKATAAAMVASAFTAPHVTEWVQVDVTRTMKLVARLKETGELGAGVRVSPLLLVAKALLTAIRRHPEINASWDEANQEIVHKGRVNLGIAAATPRGLIVPNIKDAGSQTLSQLAGSLTTLIETAREGRTSPADMQGGTVTITNVGVFGVDSGTPILNPGEAAILAFGQVRELPWVHKGRVVPRRVTTLALSFDHRLVDGELGSRVLADTAAVLEQPKRLISWG; from the coding sequence ATGAGCACCACCAAAGAGTCCCTGCGTCAGTTCAAGATGCCCGACGTGGGCGAGGGGCTGACCGAGGCCGAGATCCTCACCTGGTACGTCAAGCCCGGCGACGCGGTCACCGACGGACAGGTCGTCTGCGAGGTGGAGACCGCCAAGGCGGCGGTCGAGCTGCCGATCCCGTTCGACGGGGTGGTCCGCGAGCTGTTCTACGGCGAGGGCACCACGGTCGACGTCGGCCAGGTGATCATCAGCGTGGCGGTGGCCGGGGAGGCCGCGGCCGAGCCGGCTCCGGCGGCTCCGGCGGCGGAACCGGCCGAGGCCGAGGCCGAGCCCGCCCGCCGCGAGGTGCTGGTCGGCTACGGCCCGCGCACCGGCACGGTGCAGCGCCGCGCCCGCAAGGCCGCCCCGACCGCGGCGCCGGTGGCGACTCCGGTGGCGACTCCGGTGGCCGCGCCCGCCCCGGTCGCCGCGCCGCCCGCCCCGGCGGCGGTCCCGAGCCCGGCCCCGAGCCCGGCCCCGGTCGCGGTCGCCGAGACCGACGGGACCGCCCGGCCGCTGGCGAAGCCGCCGGTGCGCAAGCTCGCCAAGGACCTGGGCGTGGACCTGCGCACGGTCACCCCCACCGGCCCGAACGGCACCATCACCCGCGACGACGTGTACGCCCTGGTCGCCGCCCCGGCCGCGGAACCGGCCGCGGAACCGGCCGCGGCTCCGGCTCCGGCCGCGGCCCCGGTCAGCGCCGTGCCGGTCGGCGGTGCCGACCTGCGGGTGCCGATCCGCGGTGTCCGCAAGGCCACCGCCGCCGCGATGGTGGCCTCGGCGTTCACCGCGCCGCACGTCACCGAGTGGGTGCAGGTGGACGTCACCCGCACGATGAAGCTGGTGGCCCGGCTCAAGGAGACCGGCGAGCTGGGCGCGGGGGTGCGGGTCAGCCCGCTGCTGCTGGTCGCCAAGGCGCTGCTGACCGCGATCCGGCGCCACCCGGAGATCAACGCCAGCTGGGACGAGGCCAACCAGGAGATCGTCCACAAGGGCCGGGTCAACCTCGGCATCGCCGCCGCCACCCCGCGCGGGCTGATCGTCCCGAACATCAAGGACGCCGGTTCGCAGACGCTGTCGCAGCTGGCGGGGTCGCTGACCACGCTGATCGAGACGGCCAGGGAGGGGCGGACCTCCCCGGCCGACATGCAGGGCGGGACGGTCACCATCACCAACGTCGGCGTCTTCGGCGTCGACTCGGGCACCCCGATCCTGAACCCCGGCGAGGCCGCGATCCTGGCCTTCGGCCAGGTCAGGGAGCTGCCGTGGGTGCACAAGGGACGGGTGGTACCGCGCCGGGTGACCACCCTGGCACTCTCCTTCGACCACCGGCTGGTCGACGGGGAACTGGGCTCCCGGGTGCTGGCCGACACCGCCGCCGTGCTGGAGCAGCCCAAGCGGCTGATCAGCTGGGGCTGA
- a CDS encoding M64 family metallopeptidase yields the protein MPPTRRFRARITALARPCTSALPVALLLLAAVAGLAPPQAATAARRGGGPGLIGSRSLVSNGDPARRISILLLGDGYTAAELPRYRAQAAAVWQALIQVEPFRSYQHFFDVTRLDLASPQSGIRSGSPLGMHFGCDGIARLLCADAQAIGRYTGGSGDGQYVVALANSGSYGGEGGDGMATLSAGSPNAAQIVQHEFGHSIGALGDEYDAAPADADYPNLATEDAATMRREQSKWWRWLGAADPTGGTVGAYPSGNGLYRPTRDSIMRTLGGVYNLPSREALIEAFYRQVRPVDRMDPGPGVVSRPRTLRVFPVPLVGPRQLAVTWTIDGRRAPNPAVHGDRLDTSRLGLAAGRWAQVSATVEDTTPWLRDEAFRRDRMTETVSWVVHA from the coding sequence ATGCCACCGACGCGCCGTTTCCGCGCCCGGATCACCGCCCTGGCCCGCCCGTGTACCAGCGCCCTGCCGGTCGCGCTACTGCTGCTGGCCGCCGTGGCCGGGCTGGCGCCGCCGCAGGCCGCGACCGCCGCCCGCCGGGGCGGGGGCCCGGGGCTGATCGGCAGCCGGTCGCTGGTGTCCAACGGCGACCCGGCGAGGCGGATCTCCATCCTCCTGCTCGGGGACGGCTACACCGCCGCCGAGCTGCCGCGCTACCGCGCCCAGGCGGCGGCGGTGTGGCAGGCGCTGATCCAGGTCGAGCCGTTCCGCAGCTACCAGCACTTCTTCGACGTCACCCGGCTCGACCTGGCCTCGCCGCAGTCCGGGATCCGCTCGGGCTCGCCGCTGGGCATGCACTTCGGCTGCGACGGCATCGCCCGGCTGCTCTGCGCCGACGCCCAGGCGATCGGCCGCTACACCGGCGGCTCCGGCGACGGCCAGTACGTGGTGGCGCTGGCCAACTCCGGCTCCTACGGCGGCGAGGGCGGGGACGGGATGGCCACCCTCTCGGCGGGCTCGCCGAACGCCGCGCAGATCGTCCAGCACGAGTTCGGCCACTCGATCGGCGCCCTCGGCGACGAGTACGACGCCGCGCCGGCGGACGCCGACTACCCCAACCTGGCCACCGAGGACGCCGCCACCATGCGCCGGGAGCAGTCGAAGTGGTGGCGCTGGCTGGGCGCGGCCGACCCGACCGGCGGCACCGTGGGCGCCTACCCGAGCGGCAACGGGCTGTACCGGCCGACCCGCGACTCGATCATGCGGACCCTCGGCGGCGTCTACAACCTGCCCTCGCGCGAGGCGCTGATCGAGGCCTTCTACCGGCAGGTCCGGCCGGTCGACCGGATGGACCCGGGCCCCGGCGTGGTCAGCCGCCCCCGGACGCTGCGGGTCTTCCCGGTGCCGCTGGTCGGCCCCAGGCAGCTGGCGGTGACCTGGACCATCGACGGACGCAGGGCCCCGAACCCGGCCGTCCACGGCGACCGGCTGGACACCTCCCGGCTGGGCCTGGCCGCCGGGCGCTGGGCGCAGGTCAGCGCGACCGTCGAGGACACCACCCCGTGGCTGCGCGACGAGGCCTTCCGCCGGGACCGGATGACCGAGACCGTCAGCTGGGTGGTGCACGCCTGA
- a CDS encoding carbon-nitrogen family hydrolase, with the protein MRASLLQIDVDLNEPADARRARVADLVRAQHASDLVVLPELWPLGGFAYDEWSPGAETLDGPTAEIMSEAARSAGVWLHAGSIVERDPDGPLYNTSLLFSPSGELTHTYRKIHRFGFDSGEAAAMGPGTEIAVAATEFGTLGLATCYDLRFPELFRTLLDAGAEIFVVPAAWPARRREHWTLLARARAVEEQAFVLACNTAGSHSGVPQAGHSLVVDPWGEVLAEAGAGEEVLTVEFDPGAVARTRADFPVLRDRLMGIAVPRY; encoded by the coding sequence GTGCGCGCCTCACTCCTGCAGATCGACGTCGACCTCAACGAGCCCGCGGACGCCCGGCGCGCCCGGGTGGCGGACCTGGTCCGCGCCCAGCACGCCAGTGACCTCGTGGTTCTCCCCGAGCTCTGGCCGCTCGGCGGTTTCGCCTATGACGAGTGGTCACCCGGGGCGGAAACCCTGGACGGACCGACCGCCGAGATCATGTCCGAGGCCGCGCGGAGCGCGGGCGTCTGGCTGCACGCGGGGTCCATCGTCGAACGCGACCCCGACGGTCCCCTCTACAACACCTCACTGCTGTTCTCGCCCTCCGGCGAGCTGACCCACACCTACCGCAAGATCCACCGCTTCGGCTTCGACAGCGGCGAGGCCGCGGCGATGGGCCCGGGCACCGAGATCGCGGTCGCCGCCACCGAGTTCGGCACCCTCGGCCTGGCCACCTGCTACGACCTGCGCTTCCCGGAGCTGTTCCGGACGCTGCTGGACGCGGGCGCGGAGATCTTCGTGGTCCCGGCCGCCTGGCCCGCCCGCCGCCGCGAGCACTGGACGCTGCTGGCCCGGGCCCGGGCGGTGGAGGAGCAGGCGTTCGTCCTGGCCTGCAACACCGCCGGGAGCCACAGCGGGGTGCCGCAGGCCGGGCACAGCCTGGTGGTCGACCCCTGGGGCGAGGTGCTGGCCGAGGCCGGGGCGGGCGAGGAGGTGCTCACCGTGGAGTTCGACCCGGGCGCGGTGGCCCGCACCCGCGCCGACTTCCCGGTGCTGCGGGACCGGCTGATGGGCATCGCCGTCCCGCGGTACTGA
- a CDS encoding maleylpyruvate isomerase family mycothiol-dependent enzyme, which translates to MTDTQIVQAYADAWTQSIEAVSELVAPLTEGEWNRPTECPGWSVRDVVSHVIAMETELLGDPRPIHTLPSDLRHVVDEFTRYCEVPVDKRRCHTGPEMTAELEYTVIRRTRVLRGDRYQPLDEVRWPMGPYSRDIPYHQLLRTRVFDVWTHEQDLRRALRAPGGLDSAAAVITRDYLVEMLPKAVAKLAGAPAGSTAVFDVGGPLEFMRTVRVDADGRGSVDARVTLAPSVSLSLDWEAFARLTCGRIPAAGAEVKVEGDQELAGRILDNLAVTP; encoded by the coding sequence GTGACCGACACGCAGATAGTCCAGGCGTACGCCGACGCCTGGACGCAGTCCATCGAGGCCGTCTCCGAGCTGGTGGCGCCGTTGACCGAGGGCGAGTGGAACCGCCCCACCGAGTGCCCCGGCTGGTCGGTACGCGATGTCGTCTCCCACGTGATCGCCATGGAGACGGAGCTGCTGGGTGATCCGCGTCCGATCCACACCCTGCCGAGCGATCTGCGGCACGTGGTCGACGAGTTCACCCGCTACTGCGAGGTGCCGGTGGACAAGCGCCGCTGCCACACCGGTCCGGAGATGACCGCCGAGCTGGAGTACACCGTCATCCGCCGCACCCGGGTGCTGCGCGGCGACCGCTACCAGCCGCTGGACGAGGTGCGCTGGCCGATGGGCCCGTACTCCCGCGACATCCCGTACCACCAGCTGCTGCGGACCCGGGTGTTCGACGTCTGGACCCATGAGCAGGACCTGCGCCGGGCGCTGCGGGCCCCCGGGGGGCTGGACTCCGCGGCGGCCGTGATCACCCGCGACTACCTGGTGGAGATGCTGCCGAAGGCGGTCGCCAAGCTGGCCGGCGCGCCCGCCGGGAGCACCGCGGTCTTCGACGTCGGCGGCCCGCTGGAGTTCATGCGCACGGTCCGGGTGGACGCCGACGGCCGGGGCAGCGTGGACGCCCGGGTGACCCTGGCCCCGTCCGTGTCGCTGTCCCTGGACTGGGAGGCCTTCGCCCGGCTGACCTGCGGTCGGATCCCGGCGGCCGGGGCCGAGGTGAAGGTCGAGGGCGACCAGGAGCTGGCCGGGCGGATCCTGGACAACCTGGCGGTCACCCCCTGA